From Rhinopithecus roxellana isolate Shanxi Qingling unplaced genomic scaffold, ASM756505v1 contig991, whole genome shotgun sequence, a single genomic window includes:
- the LOC115896244 gene encoding SH3 domain and tetratricopeptide repeat-containing protein 1-like isoform X2, protein MRALVLTPVSDSRAYRSTLDYTKRSLGIFIDLQKKEEAHAWLQAGKIYYILRQSELVDLYIQVAQNVVLYTGDSNLGLEPFEAAGDIFFNEAWEWEKAVSFYQ, encoded by the exons ATGAGAGCCCTTGTTCTGACACCTGTGTCTGATTCCAGGGCCTACAGATCCACTCTGGACTACACCAAACGAAGTCTGGGGATTTTCATTGACCTCCAGAAGAAAGAGGAGGCGCATGCCTGGCTGCAAGCAGGGAAGATCTACTACATCCTGCGGCAGAGCGAGCTGGTGGACCTGTACATCCAG GTGGCACAGAATGTGGTCCTGTACACAGGCGACTCCAACCTGGGCTTGGAGCCGTTTGAGGCAGCTGGAGACATCTTCTTCAACgaggcctgggagtgggagaaaGCCGTGTCCTTCTACCAG TGA
- the LOC115896244 gene encoding SH3 domain and tetratricopeptide repeat-containing protein 1-like isoform X1, with product MRALVLTPVSDSRAYRSTLDYTKRSLGIFIDLQKKEEAHAWLQAGKIYYILRQSELVDLYIQVAQNVVLYTGDSNLGLEPFEAAGDIFFNEAWEWEKAVSFYQGTG from the exons ATGAGAGCCCTTGTTCTGACACCTGTGTCTGATTCCAGGGCCTACAGATCCACTCTGGACTACACCAAACGAAGTCTGGGGATTTTCATTGACCTCCAGAAGAAAGAGGAGGCGCATGCCTGGCTGCAAGCAGGGAAGATCTACTACATCCTGCGGCAGAGCGAGCTGGTGGACCTGTACATCCAG GTGGCACAGAATGTGGTCCTGTACACAGGCGACTCCAACCTGGGCTTGGAGCCGTTTGAGGCAGCTGGAGACATCTTCTTCAACgaggcctgggagtgggagaaaGCCGTGTCCTTCTACCAG